Proteins found in one Arthrobacter pascens genomic segment:
- a CDS encoding PAC2 family protein has product MNSFDGDTTEPGAAPEPTDAPEPERFLQPVAEGERVTVMLAAFEGWNDAGEAASDSLRYLNKLWGGKKVASIDADEYYDFQFTRPTVQRNAAGERKIKWPSTRIYKASAPNSNVDVIFVQGTEPSYKWRAYTAELLVHAEALRVDYVVLVGALLADVPHSRPIPVSTSSDDGPLRERLNLEASQYEGPVGIVGVLSEVSLLAGIPTVSLWAAVPHYVAQAPSPKAQLALLHRIEELLQVPLDTHELAEEADAWERGVDELATEDPEIAAYVRQLEEAKDTADLPEASGESIAREFERYLKRRGQDRP; this is encoded by the coding sequence ATGAATAGCTTCGATGGAGACACCACCGAACCGGGTGCCGCGCCCGAACCGACTGACGCGCCCGAGCCGGAGCGGTTCCTGCAGCCAGTGGCCGAAGGAGAGCGCGTCACTGTGATGCTGGCCGCCTTTGAGGGCTGGAACGACGCCGGCGAGGCTGCCAGCGATTCGCTGCGCTACCTCAACAAGCTCTGGGGCGGCAAGAAGGTCGCGTCCATCGACGCAGACGAGTACTACGACTTCCAGTTCACACGTCCCACGGTGCAGCGGAACGCGGCGGGCGAACGCAAAATCAAGTGGCCTTCCACACGGATCTACAAGGCGAGTGCGCCCAATTCCAATGTGGATGTCATCTTTGTGCAGGGCACGGAACCGTCCTATAAGTGGCGCGCCTACACCGCGGAGCTGCTGGTCCACGCGGAAGCGCTGAGGGTGGACTACGTGGTGCTGGTCGGTGCGCTGCTGGCCGATGTCCCGCACAGCCGGCCGATCCCGGTCAGCACGTCCTCGGACGACGGCCCGCTCCGGGAGCGTCTGAACCTGGAAGCGTCGCAGTATGAGGGACCGGTGGGCATTGTGGGCGTCCTGTCCGAGGTGTCGCTGCTCGCCGGCATTCCCACCGTCTCTTTGTGGGCCGCCGTTCCGCACTACGTGGCCCAGGCGCCGTCGCCCAAGGCGCAGCTGGCCCTGTTGCACCGGATCGAGGAATTGCTGCAGGTTCCGCTGGACACGCACGAACTGGCGGAAGAGGCAGACGCCTGGGAACGCGGGGTGGATGAGCTTGCCACCGAGGACCCGGAAATCGCTGCATACGTGCGGCAGCTCGAAGAGGCGAAAGACACAGCCGACCTTCCGGAAGCCAGCGGAGAATCCATCGCCCGCGAGTTTGAGCGCTACCTCAAACGCCGGGGCCAGGACAGGCCCTGA